A region of the Acetonema longum DSM 6540 genome:
TTATTTAATAAAAAAATCTCACTATCTTCCATATTTATGTCCTTTCTATATTAATCATATTTTATACTTTACCACAAAATCTAGAAATGAACCATGTATCTGAATCGACAATATATAGGTATTTAAGGTGAAGAAGGATGTGATTGAATATACTAAAAACACATACTCGAAATAAATGAAAGAATAATCGAAAATCAAAGTTTAAATAAAATATTACACACTTTGCTAAAATGACGCAGGAAACCTCATTGCGCAATGAAACGCAAATTTGCAGGAGCAACTCAGCAGCGATCTGTTAAAACCGAGTCTTAAAGCGATCGGGGTCAAAACAAAGTGAGTGTTAGGTATAACTGAGATGAACTGTAAGGATAGGAAACGGTATCTGGCTGCAATTTTGGTTGTTTTGACAGGTCATTTGGCAGTCATACTGAGCGGGATAGTGGAATTGAAATAATCAGAGACTTAAAATTCATTATGTTCCCAAGCGGTTTTTTGCTGAGTTTCTTCACGCTCGGCTGCCGTTTTGGCCAAAGAATCAAATAGGTAATTGTCTTCTTCGAAAATCCTGGCAACAGCCGCGCAAGCAGCCGGTTCAGCAGCGAAGGAACGGGCAATTAGGGAAACTGCATCAGCGGAAGTGGACATTCCTTTGACAGCCTAGCGGATGTTTTGCCGCTGATCGGTAAGCACATGTTTTTCTGTGGCTGCAAGAAGATGATCAAGCTCGTTTTCCTGGTTTCTTAGTTCAGCCTGACGATTGGTTAGGCGCTGCATTTCTTCTCCTATGGATTGGTTTTTCTTTAAAATACCGGCTGTGATGGCGGACAGCCTTTCTTTAGCCTGTGGCGTCGCAGTCAGTTGTTCAATTTCTTTTTCCAGACAAGAGATGCGTTCCTTTAAGGCAGTATACCTTTGGGCTGCGGCAAGGGTTTGCATCTTTTGTATTTCGATAGCGATTTGAGCATCCTGATATTGCTGTTGTGCTTGGGTACTTAGCATTTTATCATACCATTTCGGTTTTTTTAGTATGGTCAATCCGTATTCTCGGGAAAGAAGAGCATCTTCTGCGTTGCGTTTTTCACTTTCCGATTTGGACAACTCGTTTTTCAATTTTTGCAAAGCTCGCATTTTCCCTTCACTCAGACGATAGAGAGCAATCGTTTGTGCGCGCTTTTCGGAAATGTAGAAGGGGCGTAGCACTTCTATTTCTTGCAGAGTACGCTTCTGTTCAGCGTGTAAAGAATATAAGGCGGTACGCAAAATGCCTTGAACCTCCCGCGCGGTATAGCGCTGTTCCTGCGGCGTTTCTTTGGTTGGCAGCTGCGAGAAATTGTTTTTGACCAGATCAGTTTCTTTTATCAGCTTTACGCGAAACAGTGTGAGTCGGCGGATACGGTCTGTCGTTTCGCCTAGCTTATCCTGCATCATACGGTAGGCGTCCTGCCGGGGTTTTTGCGCCAACAGAATGGCATTTGCCTTGCGAGTAACCGCGGATTTTGCTTGTGATGTGTTGAGATGTTGGCGGATTTCCTGCAATATGCCGTGTTGCTTTTTTCGCTGTGCCGCATGGGTTTGTGCTATAATTTCCAGACGCTTTTGCTCGGCGAGAAGTGCGGTAGTCTCTTTGGGGGAAGAAGCTGATTTGAGGCGGATCTCGACAGTCTTTTGCACGCGTTTTAGGGCAAAAAGATCCTCGGAGAACTGAGTGTCTTGTTGCCAAGCGGCTGTAAAATCCGGATTATGGAGTGTCCTGATGTATTCTTCCTGGGCTTTGCGGATGGCCTGCGGATAGGTAAGCAGATACTTTTCCATATCGGCCAGAATTGCGGCCTGTTTTTTAAGTTCTTCTCTTTGCAAAGGAAGCTCTACCAAGGCGGCCTGCTCAAATTCTTCAAACCGTGTCGCCTGGTGCAGATAGGTAAGACAAGCTCTGGGCAGACGATCTTTTTTATTTACAAGCGGGGAAATGGAACGAAGCGCTTGAACCGCTTGACGCTCTTTTTCCGAATAGTCTTTGAGGGCCTGACAGAGCAGTGCCTCATCTTCATCGAATTGCAAGACGGCAAGTGCCGATGTGCAGTACGCAATCTGTTGGGGCAAAGTTTTATTTTCTGGCCTCTGTAAGCTGACAAGATGGTCTTTTTCTTCACTACATTTTTCGCGTACTGCTTCCAGGATAGTGGATAAAAAATGCCTGTCGCGATGTACTTCTTTTATCGTGGAAAAAGTCGCCTTTTCCTGTTGGCTCATTTCGGAAAAACGTTCGACCGCCAGGCATTCGCCAAAATGCTGGATACCTTGGGAGGCGAGGTCTGTAGCTTTTTGCGCAGCGGCGAGATCAAGGAGAAGCAGGGGGGATTCACCCGATGTGTTGTGTAGTTGGTCACTTACTTGCGGGATTCTCCTTTTTAATTTTCGCTGATTTTTATAGTCCTGTAATTTCTGCAGACGGTCGGCCGATTCAATTAACTGACAAAGTTCTTTACGGAGAGCACGGCGCTCTTTTATGGCAATCACTGAGGGGTGATCAAGGGTATTGGCTACTGTTGGGCCGATATGTTTTTCCGGTTCCAGGGAAAAGAGCCTCTCCATTAAGACATCCCCTTGCTGAGCGGCTTCCTGCCTGCGGGTACGATAGGAGCGGTGGTCGATGCGAGCCGTGTGCCCGTATTTTTCTAACGCCGCATTCGTTAAATTGGCAAAATCCTCGCGCAAATATAACAGGTGGTTTCGGCTTTCCACTTGCTTATTCCAGATGGCAGGAACGGCACAACCTCCTTCGCGGCGCCGGTCCATGATGCTCCCGTCCTTACGGGTATAGAGTCGGCGGGCCTTTTGAAAAAAACAGCGTGGCTGGCGTTCGCTTTCTTTTTCTAATGCATCCAGTTTCCGCGGTGAAAACATGAGATGACAGTGCAGGTTTTCCTCGCCCTCGCCCATAGCTGCCAGCTTGTTGTGGATGGCATATGAGTAATAGTAGTCTGTTCCAAAATGCTTGCCGATAAATTCTTGAGCCAGTGCGAGGTTTTGTTCCAACGCCAATTCGCTTTGCAGGGCAAATTCAATTTCCTTATAGGTATGAGCAGAAGTTTCATGAGCGTCTGCGGCCCGAAAGAAGGTTTTCGGTGAATTCTTCGCCCATTCGGGGAGATGGTGTCCGCCGCAGATAAAACCTTCTTTTAAGCTGTATTTTTCTTGCCGCGCAATATAGTCGAGGTGATTATCGGCAGCGATATGTCCGGCGCGTTTTTGATCAAGGTTTGCATACTTCTCCTCGCGATGATTGTATTCGGCGTGGTCACTGGCAAGGATGATGCGCCCGCCCGGTGTTTTGTTGTCCTTGATCGTAAAGTGATAAAGCGCCATAATCCGTGCACCTCCCCGAAATTCCGAAAGGAAATTGGCCAACCGCAGGTTCAGCGTAGCCGAAGGCAAGCGGCAGATGGGTCTGCGCGACTGACGAAACCGTCAAGTCCTAAGTGCGCCTGTTTCTTTTTAGGGCTACTGTATCATTTTTATTGTAGCATGGCTGCGAAAAAATCATGTTGCACGCTGCTGTAGGAGTTGTGCACACCGTCTATTCCTGGCTATACGGGCTTCGTATAATGAAAAAAAGGCGGTGGGCAAACATGGATAGGTTAGCGGCAGTCGAGAAAAAAATCGAGCAGAGGAAACTTGCTTTAAAGCGGTTGGATAAGGCGAGCCGGTCCTTGCTGCATAAATATAACACACGTATTTTCCACGATGCGTTGCGACAGGCCGGCTGGCAGAGTAAAGAGGATTGGAGCAAGGAGGAATTCTCCTTGCTAATCGGCTTCCTGCGTGCGATGAAATGCCGTGCTATTTCTGAAATCGATCGCCGCCTTTATCTGCACTTTGCCGCAGGCGAAGTAGCAAAGAAAGAGGGGGATTGGCGATGACAGCGGCAAAACCGAAAACGAGGGAAGAGATGGAAGAACGGCTTGGCATTCTTTACCGGCGCCGGCAGAAAGCAGAGCAGCGGCTGAAAAAGTCGACTGCGGAAATGAGAACTCTGCAAAAGAAAATTAGGGATTTGGAAGAGGAAAAATTTACACGTGAATGCAGAGACTTCGGGTTGCGCTTAGCGAAGGCAAATCTTTCCCCGGGGCAGGTGAATATGGAAAAGGTCGCCCAAATGGTTGCGGCAAACCGCGGTGAATATGCGCGGCCGACAGATTCTTCATTGCCGGGAAATCCGTTTAACCCGGAAGACGGGAGGGAGGATGAATGAGAGTTTGGATTGCCGAGAAACCAAGTGTAGGGCGTGAACTGGCAAAGTATTTGGGTAAGGGAGCGCAAAAGAAGGGATACATTGAAATTACGGGGACCAGCGATGTGGTCACCTGGCTATTTGGGCATATTTTGCAGCAGAAGACGCCGCAGATGTATGATCCGTTTTACAATTCGTGGTCGCCTGCCTTGTTGCCGATTGTGCCCCAAAGATGGGAGCTGTTCGTTAAGCCTGAAGCGAAAGAACAGTTTCAGACTATCAAGGATTTGTTAAAACGGGCGGACGAAATCGTTCATGCCGGCGATCCGGACCGTGAGGGCCAACTGCTAGTGGACGAGCTGCTGGAGTATTTGAAAAATCGAAAGCCGGTGAAAAGGCTTTTACTGAATGCTCTCGATGAAATCACTATCAAGCGGGCTTTGAGGGATTTGAGAAATAATGCCGA
Encoded here:
- a CDS encoding MobA/MobL family protein gives rise to the protein MALYHFTIKDNKTPGGRIILASDHAEYNHREEKYANLDQKRAGHIAADNHLDYIARQEKYSLKEGFICGGHHLPEWAKNSPKTFFRAADAHETSAHTYKEIEFALQSELALEQNLALAQEFIGKHFGTDYYYSYAIHNKLAAMGEGEENLHCHLMFSPRKLDALEKESERQPRCFFQKARRLYTRKDGSIMDRRREGGCAVPAIWNKQVESRNHLLYLREDFANLTNAALEKYGHTARIDHRSYRTRRQEAAQQGDVLMERLFSLEPEKHIGPTVANTLDHPSVIAIKERRALRKELCQLIESADRLQKLQDYKNQRKLKRRIPQVSDQLHNTSGESPLLLLDLAAAQKATDLASQGIQHFGECLAVERFSEMSQQEKATFSTIKEVHRDRHFLSTILEAVREKCSEEKDHLVSLQRPENKTLPQQIAYCTSALAVLQFDEDEALLCQALKDYSEKERQAVQALRSISPLVNKKDRLPRACLTYLHQATRFEEFEQAALVELPLQREELKKQAAILADMEKYLLTYPQAIRKAQEEYIRTLHNPDFTAAWQQDTQFSEDLFALKRVQKTVEIRLKSASSPKETTALLAEQKRLEIIAQTHAAQRKKQHGILQEIRQHLNTSQAKSAVTRKANAILLAQKPRQDAYRMMQDKLGETTDRIRRLTLFRVKLIKETDLVKNNFSQLPTKETPQEQRYTAREVQGILRTALYSLHAEQKRTLQEIEVLRPFYISEKRAQTIALYRLSEGKMRALQKLKNELSKSESEKRNAEDALLSREYGLTILKKPKWYDKMLSTQAQQQYQDAQIAIEIQKMQTLAAAQRYTALKERISCLEKEIEQLTATPQAKERLSAITAGILKKNQSIGEEMQRLTNRQAELRNQENELDHLLAATEKHVLTDQRQNIR